The Watersipora subatra chromosome 1, tzWatSuba1.1, whole genome shotgun sequence genome has a window encoding:
- the LOC137389175 gene encoding serine/threonine-protein kinase prpf4B-like translates to MAMAPREKFIEEMNLRIESAVERKGYEDDDGDRVPIMRAYEKAVEILQGHYGKQKSMFVKGHKFLTAKQASGESDRDYLQRVESLIKYAEVANNDDRTSKIKMKLAKVPEFDSCAHYQSGGRDRSYDSEGKFSPKSSPKSGRRYYGNTNDERDVYKYGARNREYSKDRDNRRYRDDSRDRDKGGDVGYDRQGSSRGLRGNRDSSYERYGSRDNSREKYRGRESPREGSAKLSRYRGE, encoded by the exons ATGGCGATGGCTCCTAGGGAAAAATTCATAGAAGAAATGAATTTACGTATCGAGAGTGCAGTTGAGAGGAAAGGTTATGAAGATGATGATGGTGACAGAgtgcctattatgagag CATATGAAAAGGCAGTGGAGATTTTACAGGGGCACTATGGCAAACAAAAGAGCATGTTTGTAAAAGGGCATAAGTTTCTGACAGCTAAACAGGCATCTGGTGAAAGTGATAGAGATTACTTACAAAGAGTTGAGAGTTTGATCAAATATGCTGAGGTAGCAAATAATGATGATAGGAcaag CAAGATTAAGATGAAGTTAGCAAAGGTACCTGAGTTCGACAGCTGTGCGCATTACCAGAGTGGTGgtagagatagaagttatgaCTCAGAAGGTAAATTTTCCCCTAAAAGTAGCCCTAAAAGTGGTAGAAGGTATTACGGGAACACTAATGATGAGCGTGATGTTTATAAGTATGGGGCAAGGAAccgagagtatagtaaggacagggacaatAGGAGATATAGAGATGATAGCAGGGACAG GGATAAGGGCGGAGATGTAGGTTATGACAGACAAGGTAGCAGCAGGGGGTTAAGAGGTAACCGTGACAGCAGCTATGAGAGGTATGGTAGTCGAGATAATAGTAGGGAGAAatacaggggccgagaaagcccccgcgaGGGGAGTGCCAAGTTGAGCAGGTACAGGGGAGAATAG
- the LOC137385397 gene encoding LOW QUALITY PROTEIN: uncharacterized protein (The sequence of the model RefSeq protein was modified relative to this genomic sequence to represent the inferred CDS: inserted 1 base in 1 codon), whose amino-acid sequence MAVQTNDAVATKLSNKVYSLTNKDGEGVMAAGDIIRLKFTVKFKICNLNGLSPCFKITYDYATTTTPTTTTTSITPTTPKNTTTSATITIATNAATPPATTTTPTNTTTPTINTTLTTTTTPTTTTTLTTTTTTATTTTFTTTATPTTTTFPMTTNNPTSSTTPATTITPTTTTTPTTNTTLTTNTTPTASTTPXTTTTPTTTTTRPTTTTPITTTTPTINTTFTTTTTPTTTTSLTTITTTATTTTLTTTATPTTTTPPMTTTNPTSSTTPTTTTTPITTTTLMTNTTSTATTTPTTTTTTPAPTTTPATTTTSTTTTTPITTATPTAITTLTTTTTPTTTPIPTTTPTLTTTTTPTTTTITTTTTIPTTTTTPTTTITPITTTTLMTNTTSTATTNSNTTTTTPAPTTTPATTTTPTTTTTTITTATPTTITTLTTTTTPTTTPIPTTTPTLTTTTTPTTSTITTTTTIPTTTTTPTTTITPITTSPPTTTTTLMTTTTPITTTTPTTTTTPTTTTTPITTTTLMTNTTSTTTTTPTATTTPTTTPTSTTITTPTTTASATTNTTPTNTITLSTTTSLTTTTTSTTTTTPTATTTPTATTTPTTTTTPTNTTTPTSTTAPTTTTTPTATTIPTTTPTPTTTTTPTTTTTLTTTTTPTAAITPTTTPTSTTITTPTTTATATTTTTPTNTITPTTTTSLTTTTTSTTTTTPTATATPTTTTTPTTSTTTPATTTVTYDSSYTLAIEYSFLFYEAQRSGVLPADNRIAWRGDSSENDGSDVGLDLSGGWHNAGDHVKFGLPMSSATTMLLHGLIFFGDAYQMIGQYDEGLRQIRWPLDYFMKCHQLTDRFYAQVGSGTIDHAHWGRPEEMDEQNIARPSYVLGAGANTSGGADVMGETAAALAAGSILFKTSDPDYNNHLLNNATSLYQLAKSNEDTYNTALPEGAKHYPSSLWEDEMAHAAAWLALAHQKTSEETTYLTESQNYLKDDSERYMWALDWDDKRGLVNFLLYHQLQDSRFSGNLETFIGGWLPGNDVPYTPLGLAFRLEWGSNRYAANAAFLSLLAASEGINEQTYRNFAKSQIDYMLGLVDGGRSYVVEDDPTCDWEDFNDDVDNPNTLYGALVGGPDANDLYTDGRIDYRKNEVSCDYNAGYTGALTAKCLERLVSSHITSLLTDESQFAYKPNRSTEDALIVLIDMVNKHLDKNAKNFVRPLFIDYSSALNTISLVLSRKKMVSQPGIHLNIINLLYSFLTNQTQTVKTFENTSAIMKSSTGTLQRCFISLVMFSFYFSDMPCQHDNIIYIKYADDMVVLEFLTATQTSNLQDEADNLSNWCADNGLLPNSKKTKELIFSNCCDNPAVHNLVINNSTIEQMSEFTYLGTVLNQKLDFKANTEKFVSKAGKRLHIE is encoded by the exons ATGgctgttcag ACTAATGATGCTGTTGCAACAAAGCTCAGCAATAAGGTATACAGCTTGACCAATAAGGACGGAGAAGGAGTTATGGCAGCAGGAGATATAATTCGTCTGAAGTTTACCGTCAA gTTTAAAATTTGCAATCTCAATGGATTGTCCCCGTGCTTCAAGATAACCTATGACTATGCGACTACCACTACTCCCACAACTACTACCACTTCCATAACTCCCACTACTCCTAAAAATACCACCACTTCTGCAACTATCACCATTGCCACAAATGCCGCTACCCCTCCTGCAACAACCACCACTCCCACAAATACCACCACTCCCACAATTAACACCACTCTTACAACTACCACCACTCCTACAACTACCACCACTCTTACGACTACCACCACTACCGCAACTACCACTACTTTTACAACTACCGCCACTCCTACAACTACCACTTTTCCTATGACTACCAACAATCCTACAAGTTCCACCACTCCCGCAACTACCATCACTCCCACAACTACCACCACTCCTACAACGAACACCACTCTTACGACCAACACCACTCccacagctagcactactc CAACTACAACCACTCCAACAACTACCACCACTCGCCCAACTACCACCACTCCCATAACAACCACCACTCCCACAATTAACACCACTTTTACAACTACCACCACTCCTACAACTACCACCTCTCTTACGACTATCACCACTACTGCAACTACCACCACTCTTACAACTACCGCCACTCCTACAACTACCACTCCTCCTATGACTACCACCAATCCTACAAGTTCCACCACTCCTACAACTACTACCACTCCCATAACTACCACCACTCTTATGACTAACACCACTTCCACAGCTACCACCACTCCTACAACTACCACTACCACTCCTGCACCTACCACCACTCCTGCAACTACCACTACTTCCACAACTACCACCACTCCCATAACTACCGCCACTCCTACAGCTATCACCACTCTCACAACTACCACCACTCCTACAACTACCCCCATTCCTACAACTACACCAACTCTTACGACTACTACCACTCCCACAACTACTACCATTACTACAACTACCACAATTCCTACAACTACTACCACTCCTACAACTACCATCACTCCCATAACTACCACCACTCTTATGACTAACACCACTTCCACAGCTACCACCAATTCTAACACTACCACTACCACTCCTGCACCTACCACCACTCCTGCAACTACCACTACTCCCACAACTACCACCACTACCATAACTACCGCCACTCCTACAACTATCACCACTCTCACAACTACCACCACTCCTACAACTACCCCCATTCCTACAACTACACCCACTCTTACGACTACTACCACTCCCACAACTTCTACCATTACTACAACTACCACCATTCCTACAACTACTACCACTCCTACAACTACCATCACTCCCATAACTACCAGCCCTCCGACAACTACCACCACTCTTATGACTACCACCACTCCCATAACTACCACCACTCCTACAACTACCACCACTCCTACAACTACCACCACTCCCATAACTACCACCACTCTTATGACTAACACCACTTCCACAACTACCACTACTCCTACAGCTACTACTACTCCTACGACTACTCCCACTTCCACAACTATCACCACTCCTACAACTACCGCCTCTGCCACAACTAATACCACTCCCACAAATACCATCACTCTCTCAACTACCACCTCTCTTACGACTACCACCACTTCCacaactactactactcctACAGCTACCACCACTCCCACAGCTACCACCACTCCCACAACTACCACCACTCCTACAAATACCACTACTCCTACATCTACCACCGCTCCAACAACTACCACTACTCCTACAGCTACCACCATTCCTACAACTACCCCCACTCCCACAACTACCACCACTCCTACGACTACCACCACTCTCACAACTACCACTACTCCTACAGCTGCTATTACTCCTACGACTACTCCCACTTCCACAACTATCACCACTCCTACAACTACCGCCACTGCAACAACTACTACCACTCCCACAAATACCATCACTCCCACAACTACCACCTCTCTTACGACTACCACCACCTCCACAACTACCACTACTCCTACAGCTACTGCCACTCCTACAACTACCACCACTCCCACAACTTCTACAACCACCCCAGCAACAACAACAGTTACTTACG ACTCTAGCTATACTTTGGCCATTGAGTACTCCTTCCTTTTCTATGAGGCTCAACGATCAGGAGTTCTTCCTGCCGATAACAGAATCGCCTGGAGAGGCGATTCATCAGAAAATGATGGCAGTGATGTTGGCCTTGACCTGAGTGGAGGCTGGCACAATG CTGGTGACCACGTAAAATTTGGTTTACCAATGTCTTCAGCAACGACCATGCTTTTACATGGCTTGATATTTTTTGGCGATGCCTACCAGATGATTGGACAATATGATGAGGGACTCCGACAAATCAGATGGCCACTCGATTACTTCATGAAGTGCCATCAATTGACGGATAGATTTTACGCACAG GTTGGAAGTGGCACCATCGATCATGCTCACTGGGGCAGACCTGAGGAGATGGATGAGCAGAACATCGCAAGGCCGAGTTATGTCCTGGGTGCTGGAGCCAATACGAGTGGAGGGGCTGATGTTATGGGAGAGACTGCGGCAGCCCTTGCTGCTGGATCAATCTTATTTAAGACTTCCG ACCCAGATTATAACAATCACCTGCTTAACAATGCCACTTCTCTCTATCAGCTCGCTAAGAGTAATGAAGACACATATAATACTGCTCTGCCAGAGGGAGCTAAACATTATCC ATCGAGTTTGTGGGAAGATGAGATGGCGCATGCAGCAGCCTGGCTAGCCTTAGCTCATCAGAAAACTAGTGAAGAGACAACCTACCTCACAGAGTCTCAAAACTATCTCAAGGATGATTCTGAAAGATATATGTGGGCCCTTGACTGGGATGACAAACGAGGCCTGGTAAAC TTCCTACTCTACCATCAACTGCAAGACAGCCGATTCAGTGGCAATCTGGAGACGTTCATTGGAGGCTGGCTTCCTGGAAATGATGTACCATACACTCCTCTTGGTTTAGCTTTTCGCTTAGAATGGGGAAGCAATCGGTATGCAGCGAACGCAGCATTCCTTTCACTGCTTGCTGCTAGCGAAGGCATCAATGAGCAGACGTACAGAAATTTTGCTAAGAGTCAGATTGATTATATGCTGGGACTTGTCGATGGTGGAAGGAGTTATGTTGTCG AAGACGACCCCACGTGTGACTGGGAGGACTTCAATGACGACGTTGACAATCCTAACACTCTTTATGGGGCATTAGTCGGGGGACCAGATGCAAACGATTTGTATACAGACGGGAGAATCGACTATAGAAAAAATGAAGTTTCATGTGATTACAATGCTGGATATACTGGGGCCCTCACAG CTAAATGTCTGGAGAGGCTAGTTAGTAGTCACATAACATCACTACTCACTGATGAGAGCCAGTTTGCATACAAGCCAAACCGATCCACCGAAGATGCTCTGATTGTACTTATAGACATGGTAAACAAACATCTGGATAAGAATGCTAAGAACTTTGTGCGCCCTCTCTTTATTGACTACTCAAGCGCTCTTAACACCATCAGTCTAGTGCTGTCAAGGAAGAAAATGGTTTCCCAGCCTGGCATTCATCTGAACATAATCAACTTGCTGTACAGCTTTTTAACCAACCAAACACAAACAGTTAAGACCTTTGAAAATACATCAGCCATAATGAAATCCTCAACAGGAACACTTCAGAGGTGTTTCATCAGTCTTGTGATGTTCTCGTTCTACTTCTCGGACATGCCATGTCAACACGATAACATCATTTACATCAAATATGCTGACGATATGGTGGTCCTAGAGTTCCTTACAGCAACGCAAACATCAAACCTCCAGGATGAAGCAGATAATCTCAGTAACTGGTGTGCTGACAATGGCCTTCTGCCAAACTCTAAAAAAACTAAAGAGTTAATCTTCAGTAACTGTTGTGATAACCCTGCCGTCCACAATCTAGTCATAAACAACTCGACTATTGAGCAGATGTCAGAATTCACCTATCTTGGCACAGTTCTGAACCAGAAACTAGACTTTAAAGCCAACACTGAAAAGTTTGTATCCAAAGCTGGCAAAAGACTACATATTGAGTAA